Proteins from one Desulfonema limicola genomic window:
- a CDS encoding cyclic nucleotide-binding domain-containing protein, which produces MTKIGKYQVSDGLFLVEIPDAGLQIQCGCPADSVKHLMKRGLIVTKEKDGVIYETGPNVVLLSDVLVQNGSFANLAEFPVLQMLYRQGMILPNHPNNTGIKPMLVGIAEQVEAQIQYIYRGNYGLVSEEEIISTGISPETAHEMMRLKLKFAFGRISPANELLDTCIVESEPVEIRNRVYIRRLRLNVFEIQYKDEKVIIDLNLAPHNSYSAPYPLGFNNIKREYFAVIHSGEGDGWNVNRPCMSSILMFQGKIYLIDAGPNVLYSLTALGIGVNEIEGIFHTHAHDDHIAGFTMLMRSDHRIKYYAAPLVRKSVAKKLSVLMSIPEDNLFDYFQVCDLDIDVWNNIEGLEVKPVFSPHPVETTILIFRSLWEDGYPSYAHFADIVSLKVLKGMITDDESKPGISQEYYDRVKKIYLEECHIKKLDVGGGLIHGDAKDFTQDLSEKIILSHTSDDLTDEQKEIGSGAPFGMVDVLIPTVQNYLHTYARNFLRSYFPTAPSHELSILLNNDMVTFNPHSILIKNGIVTDEIYLLLTGNVERIQSELGIHSFLSAGALIGETSALDSVPCTGTYRAANFVRALRLPRILYFNFVKRNNLYTEIKKLQHKREFLQQTSLFGEVVSYPTQNDLAKAMQLCSYLAGQVLPETLSPDIFMVKCGKLEKFIGNSAVETLRPGFFFGEEIVLFNIKSTYQIRVIEDSDVYQIPGNMLLDIPVVRWKLFETYQKRLEIEVDSAVK; this is translated from the coding sequence ATGACAAAAATAGGAAAATATCAGGTTTCTGATGGGTTATTTTTGGTGGAAATACCGGATGCAGGGCTTCAAATTCAATGCGGATGTCCGGCTGATAGTGTTAAACACTTAATGAAACGCGGACTGATTGTTACAAAAGAAAAGGACGGGGTAATTTATGAAACCGGGCCTAATGTGGTTTTGCTTTCCGATGTCCTGGTGCAAAATGGCAGTTTTGCCAATCTGGCAGAATTCCCTGTCTTGCAGATGCTCTACAGGCAGGGGATGATTCTTCCCAATCATCCCAATAATACAGGGATCAAGCCCATGCTTGTTGGTATTGCAGAGCAGGTTGAAGCCCAGATTCAATATATATACCGGGGAAATTACGGGCTGGTTTCTGAAGAAGAAATAATAAGTACAGGCATATCTCCTGAAACAGCACATGAAATGATGCGCCTTAAATTAAAATTTGCTTTTGGAAGAATAAGCCCTGCTAATGAACTTTTAGATACATGTATTGTGGAAAGCGAGCCTGTAGAAATAAGAAACAGGGTTTATATCCGCCGTCTCAGGCTTAATGTATTTGAGATTCAATATAAGGATGAAAAGGTTATAATTGACTTAAATCTTGCACCTCACAATAGTTATAGTGCCCCTTATCCCCTGGGATTTAACAATATTAAAAGGGAATATTTTGCTGTTATTCATTCAGGCGAGGGGGACGGATGGAATGTCAACAGACCCTGCATGTCCAGTATCCTGATGTTCCAGGGAAAAATCTATCTTATTGATGCAGGACCCAATGTTCTTTACAGTCTTACAGCCCTGGGGATTGGAGTAAATGAAATAGAAGGAATTTTCCATACCCATGCCCATGACGACCATATCGCAGGTTTTACAATGCTTATGCGTTCAGACCACAGGATTAAATATTATGCAGCTCCCCTGGTAAGAAAGTCTGTTGCTAAAAAACTTTCAGTTCTCATGTCTATTCCCGAGGATAATCTATTTGATTATTTCCAGGTGTGCGATCTGGATATTGATGTATGGAATAATATTGAAGGACTTGAGGTTAAGCCTGTTTTTTCACCTCATCCTGTTGAAACTACCATCCTTATTTTCCGCAGCCTCTGGGAAGACGGATATCCGTCTTATGCTCATTTTGCAGACATAGTGTCTCTTAAAGTTCTTAAAGGAATGATTACAGATGATGAGTCAAAACCTGGGATTTCTCAGGAATATTATGACCGTGTCAAAAAAATATATCTGGAAGAATGTCATATTAAAAAGCTGGATGTGGGCGGCGGATTGATTCATGGAGATGCAAAGGATTTTACACAAGACCTTTCCGAAAAAATAATTTTGTCTCATACATCTGACGATCTGACTGATGAACAGAAAGAAATCGGATCAGGAGCGCCTTTTGGCATGGTTGATGTTTTGATTCCTACAGTCCAGAATTATCTTCACACCTATGCAAGGAATTTTTTAAGATCCTATTTTCCAACAGCTCCGTCCCATGAACTCAGTATCCTGCTCAATAATGATATGGTAACATTTAATCCCCATTCCATTCTTATTAAAAATGGGATTGTTACAGATGAAATCTATCTGCTTCTAACAGGCAATGTTGAGCGGATTCAGTCTGAGCTTGGTATTCACAGCTTTCTTTCAGCCGGGGCATTGATAGGCGAGACCTCTGCTCTTGACTCGGTTCCATGCACAGGTACTTACAGGGCTGCTAATTTTGTCAGGGCATTAAGGCTTCCCCGTATCCTGTATTTTAACTTTGTCAAGCGAAACAATCTTTATACTGAGATCAAAAAACTTCAGCACAAAAGAGAATTTTTACAGCAGACAAGTCTTTTTGGGGAGGTTGTTTCCTATCCTACTCAAAATGATCTTGCCAAAGCAATGCAGCTTTGTTCCTATCTGGCAGGACAGGTACTGCCAGAAACCCTAAGCCCGGATATCTTTATGGTCAAATGCGGAAAACTGGAAAAGTTTATTGGAAACAGTGCTGTTGAAACACTAAGGCCTGGATTTTTCTTTGGAGAGGAGATTGTGCTTTTCAATATAAAAAGTACATATCAGATTCGGGTTATTGAAGACAGCGATGTTTACCAGATTCCAGGAAATATGCTTCTTGATATTCCTGTTGTGCGCTGGAAACTTTTTGAAACCTATCAAAAACGCCTGGAAATAGAAGTGGATTCTGCAGTAAAATAA
- a CDS encoding response regulator — translation MQTKSRGSLFSFIYRQKPSISKNLAFSLSFIVFLVLFALLGILYIKYSMDMIRDLEKKADEHISRITGILTESVWNLDEKSIIGISTEFAHSELVNSIRIIDIEGAVLFEFKNPPDGFLKISRTGKIIYKDNVIGFAEISLSLKKYKKDLSQIFKVTALIFTGSALVLYLATGILLRVFLRKPLNDLYQGMIQIARGNFTHNFKYAKHKELSGIMQNFLIMKQMVKDRESAFISANTMLKQEIAEKKQSEEALRESESKFKNLFELSPQSIFLEEVETGLIVDVNMEFCKLTQFKSNELISKSSEDLKIFSKSDKETLISALKQSAEVRGMEIDFMVKDTSKGRAMISAKLIQLKGKLLILSVLLDITEYKKALKEKEELQERLARSTKMEALGLLAGGVAHDLNNILSGIVSYPDLLLMDIPKESKLRKPIETIKSSGQRAAAVVSDLLTLARGIASTKETMNLNHILDEYLQSPEFHDIKSLHPNVRITVLPRSDLLNISCSSIHIKKVLMNLVNNAVEAIDNSGEVIISTSNRYIDQPVKGYDEVRTGEYAVLSVKDTGSGISPDNLKRIFEPFYTKKVMGRSGTGLGLAVVWNTIKEHDGYIDVASSSKGSVFELYFPIVRKEIFNIKNHVAVEDYSGNGEKILVIDDEQHQQMIACGLLTRLGYDAKAVGSGYQAIEYLEKHDVDLILLDMIMPEMNGSETYARIVKNKPGQKALITSGFAETSDVKKAQKMGAGPYIKKPYTLEKLAVTIKIELEKQSV, via the coding sequence ATGCAAACCAAAAGCCGCGGCAGTCTGTTCAGCTTTATTTACAGGCAGAAGCCGTCTATTTCAAAAAATCTGGCTTTCAGCCTTAGCTTTATTGTTTTTCTGGTTCTGTTTGCCCTGCTGGGAATACTGTATATTAAATATTCTATGGATATGATCCGCGATCTTGAAAAAAAAGCTGATGAACATATTTCAAGAATAACCGGTATTCTTACTGAATCTGTCTGGAATCTGGATGAAAAAAGTATTATCGGTATTTCAACTGAATTTGCTCACAGTGAACTGGTAAACAGCATCAGGATTATTGATATTGAAGGGGCAGTATTGTTTGAATTTAAAAACCCCCCTGACGGGTTTCTTAAAATCAGCAGAACAGGAAAGATTATATATAAAGACAATGTAATTGGTTTTGCTGAAATTTCATTAAGCCTTAAAAAATATAAAAAGGATTTATCACAAATTTTTAAGGTTACAGCCTTGATTTTTACGGGTTCAGCCCTGGTTCTTTATCTGGCAACAGGAATTCTGCTTCGTGTGTTTCTGCGTAAGCCTTTAAATGATCTTTATCAGGGTATGATCCAGATTGCCAGGGGCAATTTTACTCATAATTTTAAGTATGCAAAACACAAGGAATTATCAGGTATAATGCAGAATTTTCTTATAATGAAACAAATGGTAAAAGATCGTGAATCTGCATTTATATCTGCAAATACAATGTTAAAACAGGAGATAGCAGAGAAAAAGCAGAGTGAAGAAGCTCTCAGGGAAAGTGAATCCAAATTTAAAAATCTTTTTGAGTTGTCGCCTCAATCTATTTTTCTGGAAGAGGTTGAAACAGGTCTTATTGTTGACGTAAATATGGAGTTTTGTAAATTGACACAGTTCAAGTCTAATGAACTTATCAGTAAAAGCTCAGAAGATTTGAAAATTTTTTCAAAATCTGACAAGGAAACCCTGATTTCTGCTTTAAAGCAGAGTGCCGAGGTTCGGGGCATGGAAATAGACTTTATGGTTAAAGACACCAGTAAAGGCCGTGCCATGATTTCTGCAAAACTGATCCAGCTAAAAGGAAAACTGCTTATTCTTAGTGTATTGCTGGATATAACAGAGTATAAAAAAGCATTAAAAGAAAAGGAAGAACTCCAGGAACGCCTTGCAAGATCAACTAAAATGGAAGCACTGGGGCTTTTAGCCGGCGGTGTTGCCCATGATCTTAATAATATTTTATCAGGAATAGTGAGTTATCCTGACCTGCTTTTGATGGATATTCCCAAAGAAAGCAAGCTTAGAAAACCTATTGAAACCATAAAATCATCAGGCCAGCGTGCAGCAGCAGTTGTTTCTGATCTTTTGACCCTTGCAAGGGGTATTGCAAGCACAAAAGAAACCATGAATCTAAATCATATACTTGATGAATACCTGCAGTCCCCTGAATTTCATGATATAAAATCCCTGCATCCCAATGTGAGAATCACTGTATTGCCCAGGTCAGACCTTTTGAATATATCCTGTTCTTCAATTCATATTAAAAAAGTATTAATGAATTTAGTTAATAATGCGGTTGAAGCAATTGATAACAGCGGAGAGGTCATTATATCAACCAGTAACCGTTATATAGATCAGCCTGTCAAAGGTTATGACGAGGTTCGCACAGGTGAATATGCAGTGCTGAGTGTTAAAGATACTGGTTCAGGTATCTCCCCTGATAATCTTAAACGTATTTTTGAGCCTTTTTATACAAAAAAGGTTATGGGAAGAAGCGGAACAGGACTTGGGCTTGCAGTTGTATGGAATACAATCAAGGAACATGATGGATATATTGACGTTGCAAGCAGCAGCAAAGGCTCTGTATTTGAGCTTTATTTTCCCATTGTCAGGAAAGAAATTTTTAATATCAAAAACCATGTGGCAGTGGAAGATTATTCAGGAAACGGGGAAAAAATTCTGGTGATTGATGATGAGCAGCATCAGCAGATGATTGCCTGCGGACTTTTGACCAGGCTGGGTTATGATGCCAAAGCTGTGGGCAGCGGTTACCAGGCAATTGAATACCTGGAAAAGCATGATGTTGATTTGATTCTTCTGGATATGATTATGCCGGAAATGAACGGCAGTGAAACATATGCAAGGATAGTTAAAAACAAACCAGGACAGAAGGCTTTGATTACCAGTGGTTTTGCTGAAACATCTGATGTTAAAAAAGCTCAAAAAATGGGAGCAGGGCCATATATAAAAAAACCATATACCCTTGAAAAACTGGCTGTAACAATAAAAATTGAATTGGAAAAACAGTCTGTATAA
- a CDS encoding YchJ family protein, which translates to MEKCPCGSELDYSNCCEPLIKGEKKADTAEALIRSRYSAYVKKEIDYIAETVHPDQRQEDSRKTIENWAENTQWHKLEILECSQGGPEDITGSVEFTADYTEKGKKRKHHELAVFKKFEDQWYFFDGKAPQIKQVIRSGPKTGRNEPCTCGSGKKYKKCCGR; encoded by the coding sequence ATGGAGAAATGCCCGTGTGGTTCGGAACTGGATTATTCAAATTGCTGTGAACCTCTTATAAAAGGGGAAAAAAAAGCTGATACTGCAGAAGCGCTGATACGTTCCCGTTATAGTGCATATGTTAAAAAAGAAATTGATTATATTGCAGAAACAGTCCATCCTGACCAGCGCCAGGAAGACAGCAGAAAAACCATTGAAAACTGGGCAGAAAATACCCAATGGCATAAACTTGAGATACTTGAATGCAGTCAAGGCGGGCCTGAAGATATTACAGGCAGTGTTGAATTTACTGCTGATTATACGGAAAAAGGAAAAAAAAGGAAACACCATGAACTGGCTGTGTTTAAAAAATTTGAAGATCAATGGTATTTTTTTGACGGAAAGGCTCCTCAGATCAAACAGGTTATTCGATCAGGCCCCAAAACAGGCCGCAATGAACCTTGTACCTGCGGAAGCGGAAAAAAATATAAAAAATGCTGCGGCAGATAA
- a CDS encoding BMP family ABC transporter substrate-binding protein: MFKRAIFVIMALFMTAGLSFASEKEIKAGFIYVSPVGDAGWSYAHDKARIEIEKLEGVTTSYVESVAEGPDSERVILNMARKNFDLIFATSFGYMDSMLKVADKFPKIIFMHCSGFKSSANMGNYFGRMYQARYLSGIVAGSMTKTKILGYVAAFPIPEVIRGINAFALGAQSVNPDVKVRVVWTKTWYDPATEKEAAKSLLDIGADVIAQHQDSPGPQEAAQEKGVYSIGYNSDMTSFAPKAHLVAPIWNWTPFYKEMVDQVRKGTWKTNSYWYGIDKGIVDISPMSNMVPDETKALVMAKKADIISGSFVPFTGPVKDQTGKIRIPEGRAAEDQELLGMDWFVEGVVGTTK, from the coding sequence ATGTTTAAAAGGGCAATTTTTGTTATTATGGCATTATTTATGACTGCTGGTTTAAGCTTTGCTTCTGAAAAAGAGATTAAAGCAGGTTTTATTTATGTTTCTCCGGTAGGCGATGCAGGCTGGTCGTATGCCCATGATAAAGCAAGGATAGAAATTGAAAAACTTGAAGGGGTAACAACATCATATGTTGAATCTGTTGCAGAAGGGCCTGATTCAGAAAGGGTTATTTTAAACATGGCCCGGAAGAATTTTGACCTGATTTTTGCAACAAGTTTTGGGTATATGGACTCAATGCTGAAAGTAGCTGATAAATTTCCAAAAATTATCTTTATGCACTGCTCTGGATTTAAATCCAGTGCCAACATGGGAAATTATTTTGGCCGCATGTATCAGGCCAGATACCTTTCAGGTATTGTAGCAGGTTCCATGACCAAAACCAAAATACTGGGATATGTGGCAGCCTTTCCTATTCCTGAAGTAATCCGGGGTATTAATGCCTTTGCCCTGGGGGCACAATCAGTTAATCCTGATGTAAAGGTCAGGGTTGTATGGACTAAAACCTGGTATGACCCGGCAACTGAAAAAGAAGCAGCTAAAAGCCTTTTAGATATTGGCGCAGATGTTATTGCCCAGCACCAGGACTCTCCAGGACCCCAGGAAGCTGCACAGGAAAAAGGGGTTTATTCAATTGGTTATAATTCTGACATGACCTCCTTTGCTCCCAAAGCACACCTTGTTGCCCCTATATGGAACTGGACTCCGTTTTATAAGGAAATGGTGGATCAGGTACGCAAGGGAACATGGAAAACCAATTCTTACTGGTATGGTATTGACAAAGGCATTGTTGACATCAGCCCTATGAGCAATATGGTTCCTGATGAAACAAAAGCTCTTGTTATGGCAAAAAAAGCAGATATTATCTCAGGAAGTTTTGTGCCTTTTACCGGCCCTGTTAAAGATCAAACCGGCAAGATCAGAATTCCTGAAGGCAGGGCAGCAGAAGACCAGGAACTGCTGGGTATGGACTGGTTTGTTGAAGGCGTTGTCGGGACAACAAAATAA
- a CDS encoding ABC transporter permease — protein sequence MKNLRVIKRQEPLGWSSCFVLTGAVALSLGISFLMLSFHDKPPLQGMIILFQGAFGSQWALEDCLIKAIPIYLCSLGVAVAFRLQIWNIGAEGQFALGAVGAAWAALNFPDLPWFVLIPFMMTASFVTGGTWGLIPALLKLKMKANEIIVTLMLNYIAIFYLDYLVYGDWKDPASFGFPMTKTFSPGAIVGKIGSTSLNWGLVLCVVTGILIWIFFRYTRIGFELRASGENIQAARYAGLPYDKLVILVMILSGALAGWAGFIEASATLNRLQPSIIAGYGYTAIVVAWLARLHPFYIGIASILLAGLRVGTENLQLELQVPAAFGGIMEGLILLTVLSGNFFIYYRIKIVKKLYNLEKGI from the coding sequence ATGAAAAATCTAAGGGTCATAAAAAGACAGGAACCCCTGGGATGGAGTTCCTGTTTTGTATTAACAGGAGCTGTCGCCCTTTCCCTGGGAATCAGTTTTCTCATGCTTTCCTTTCATGACAAACCCCCCCTGCAAGGCATGATTATCCTGTTCCAGGGAGCTTTTGGCTCCCAATGGGCATTGGAAGACTGTCTTATCAAAGCAATTCCTATTTATCTTTGTTCTCTGGGCGTTGCAGTAGCATTCAGGCTGCAAATCTGGAATATTGGTGCAGAAGGCCAGTTTGCCCTTGGTGCTGTGGGTGCAGCATGGGCAGCCCTTAATTTTCCTGATCTCCCCTGGTTTGTCCTTATTCCTTTTATGATGACAGCTTCATTTGTTACAGGAGGCACATGGGGTCTTATCCCGGCTCTTCTAAAACTTAAAATGAAGGCCAACGAGATTATTGTAACCCTTATGCTCAACTATATTGCCATATTTTATCTTGACTACCTGGTCTATGGAGACTGGAAGGACCCTGCCAGTTTCGGATTTCCCATGACCAAAACTTTTTCACCAGGTGCAATAGTCGGCAAAATCGGCAGCACGAGCCTTAACTGGGGACTGGTGCTTTGTGTGGTAACCGGTATTCTCATATGGATATTTTTCCGCTATACACGCATTGGGTTTGAACTAAGAGCAAGCGGAGAAAATATACAGGCAGCCAGATATGCAGGACTTCCTTATGACAAACTGGTTATCCTGGTTATGATATTAAGCGGAGCGCTTGCAGGATGGGCAGGTTTTATTGAAGCTTCTGCAACCCTTAACCGGCTCCAGCCCAGCATCATAGCTGGATATGGCTATACTGCCATTGTAGTAGCCTGGCTGGCAAGACTTCATCCCTTTTACATAGGTATTGCCTCAATTCTCCTGGCAGGTCTCAGGGTTGGCACTGAAAACTTACAGCTTGAACTCCAGGTACCGGCGGCTTTTGGAGGAATAATGGAAGGACTTATCCTTCTTACAGTCCTGTCTGGAAATTTTTTCATTTATTACCGCATTAAAATTGTAAAAAAATTATACAATTTAGAAAAAGGAATATAA
- a CDS encoding ABC transporter permease — protein sequence MNWEIIIPLCAAAVQSGTPILYATLGEIITEKSGILNLGIEGIMLAGALAGFMTSRFTGSPFLGFISGGLFGMFLAGIHGMVCIGFNGNQVVSGLALTILGTGLANFLGTPFIGLEAPGFNPVPFPVLSKLPALGQIFFNHDLLVYISYIIPFLIWLFFKNTRWGLRLRSVGEYPGAASAAGLNVSMYQWAGILSGGFLAGLGGAYLSLAYTHLWTSGLTAGRGWIAVALVIFAFWHPGRAVLGAYLFGGVMAFQFRLQAMGTHLPSSLLLMLPYALTIIVLVFSSWKGKGKNAPAFLGINVEPLE from the coding sequence GTGAACTGGGAAATAATTATTCCCCTCTGCGCTGCTGCGGTTCAGTCAGGAACCCCGATACTTTATGCAACCCTGGGAGAAATTATAACAGAAAAATCAGGCATTCTTAATCTGGGGATTGAAGGGATTATGCTGGCAGGTGCCCTGGCAGGATTCATGACCTCAAGGTTTACTGGAAGCCCTTTTCTTGGATTCATATCAGGCGGTTTGTTTGGTATGTTCCTGGCAGGAATACACGGGATGGTCTGCATTGGATTTAACGGCAATCAGGTTGTATCAGGACTTGCGCTTACTATTCTTGGCACAGGCCTGGCAAACTTTCTTGGGACACCTTTTATTGGACTGGAAGCACCTGGATTTAACCCAGTGCCTTTTCCAGTTCTCTCAAAACTTCCTGCTCTTGGACAGATATTTTTCAACCATGACCTGCTTGTTTATATTTCTTATATAATTCCTTTTCTGATATGGCTGTTCTTTAAAAATACAAGATGGGGACTGAGGCTGAGATCTGTGGGAGAATATCCAGGTGCCGCATCAGCAGCCGGCCTGAATGTTTCAATGTATCAATGGGCAGGTATCCTGTCAGGAGGATTTCTGGCAGGTCTTGGCGGAGCCTATCTTTCACTTGCATATACCCATCTCTGGACATCAGGTCTTACCGCGGGCCGGGGCTGGATTGCTGTTGCACTTGTTATTTTTGCTTTCTGGCATCCTGGCAGGGCAGTTTTAGGAGCGTATCTCTTTGGCGGTGTCATGGCCTTTCAATTCAGGCTTCAGGCCATGGGCACCCACCTTCCTTCTTCCCTGCTTCTCATGCTGCCCTATGCCCTTACAATTATTGTCCTGGTTTTTTCTTCCTGGAAAGGAAAGGGAAAAAACGCACCTGCATTCCTCGGCATCAATGTAGAGCCTTTGGAATAA
- the gpt gene encoding xanthine phosphoribosyltransferase, with the protein MSDKKDQYKKTYPISWEQLHRDSKALAWRLVELQEWEGIIAITRGGLVPAAIIARELDIHMVDTVCISSYTWQAQGEINIIKPVDKDGDGWLLIDDLVDTGKTAAVVRNMIPRAHFATVYAKPAGRPVVDTFITEVSQETWILFPWDSESRFVQPIAGIKQEKL; encoded by the coding sequence ATGTCTGATAAAAAAGATCAATATAAAAAAACATATCCCATATCCTGGGAACAGCTTCACAGGGATTCCAAGGCTCTTGCCTGGCGGCTTGTGGAATTACAGGAATGGGAGGGCATTATTGCCATTACCAGGGGAGGACTGGTTCCTGCTGCCATTATTGCAAGGGAACTGGATATTCATATGGTGGATACAGTCTGTATTTCCAGTTATACATGGCAGGCCCAGGGAGAGATTAACATAATAAAACCTGTGGATAAAGATGGAGATGGATGGCTTCTTATAGATGATCTGGTGGATACAGGCAAAACTGCTGCTGTTGTCAGGAACATGATCCCCAGGGCACATTTTGCAACTGTTTATGCTAAACCCGCCGGCCGGCCTGTTGTTGATACTTTTATTACCGAAGTAAGCCAGGAAACCTGGATTTTATTTCCCTGGGATTCAGAATCACGCTTTGTACAACCCATAGCAGGCATAAAGCAGGAAAAATTATGA
- a CDS encoding ABC transporter ATP-binding protein, with the protein MNQKSVSKKTVNSRVPLIRLEKISKSFAQVQANKDITLDIRAGKIKALLGENGAGKSTLMSILAGRIQPDTGRIFLNGKPVFFPSAKAAIDAGIGMVYQHFMLVEAMTVTENVFLGQEGSFWLSPKKMEAKLVKLAADYKLDVDPSARICELSMGEKQRVEILKLLLRQSQVLIFDEPTAVLTPQETQQLFNAMHQMASQGKAIVFISHKLAEVMAIADEIAILRQGTVTDTMDADAVSSKEELARRMVGREIILQVEKSPVKTGSRVLDIRGLYSGVLKGIDLNLCKGEILGIVGVAGNGQKPLVETICGLTPPGNGNVEIFDQTWKNFFAKYSSENILSYIPEDRLGLATCPGLDLRDNFLLTTRRSFCRGPWLRGKKAEIKTRDIVNEFGVRPSNVCAFARQLSGGNLQKMVLGREFFRNPRLIIAEQPTQGLDIAATEEIWGHLLKAREKAGILLVTGDLSEALALSDRIAVMYGGRIMDVFDVSDTKKVEQIGLLMAGITP; encoded by the coding sequence ATGAATCAAAAGTCAGTATCAAAAAAAACTGTAAACAGCCGGGTGCCTTTGATTCGTCTTGAAAAAATAAGCAAATCATTTGCGCAGGTTCAGGCTAACAAAGATATTACCCTTGACATCAGGGCAGGAAAAATCAAGGCACTTCTTGGTGAAAACGGTGCAGGAAAAAGTACCCTTATGAGCATCCTTGCCGGCAGGATTCAGCCTGACACGGGCCGGATATTTTTAAATGGAAAACCTGTTTTTTTTCCTTCAGCCAAAGCAGCTATTGATGCTGGAATAGGAATGGTTTATCAGCATTTTATGCTTGTGGAAGCAATGACTGTTACTGAAAATGTCTTTTTGGGACAGGAAGGCTCCTTCTGGCTTTCACCTAAAAAAATGGAAGCAAAGCTGGTTAAGCTGGCAGCAGATTATAAGCTGGATGTTGATCCCTCAGCCAGGATATGCGAGCTGTCTATGGGCGAAAAGCAAAGGGTGGAGATATTAAAGCTTCTGCTCAGGCAGAGCCAGGTTCTTATCTTTGACGAACCCACAGCAGTTCTCACCCCGCAGGAAACCCAGCAGCTTTTTAATGCCATGCACCAGATGGCTTCCCAGGGAAAAGCAATTGTATTTATCAGTCATAAACTTGCAGAAGTCATGGCAATAGCAGATGAAATCGCCATACTCCGCCAGGGAACAGTTACAGACACTATGGATGCGGATGCAGTATCATCAAAAGAAGAACTTGCCAGGCGTATGGTTGGAAGAGAGATTATTTTACAGGTTGAAAAATCCCCTGTAAAAACAGGCTCCAGGGTTTTAGATATCAGGGGGCTTTATTCAGGTGTACTCAAAGGCATTGATTTAAATCTTTGCAAAGGAGAAATTCTGGGCATTGTAGGTGTTGCAGGAAACGGGCAAAAACCCCTGGTTGAAACAATCTGCGGGCTGACTCCTCCAGGAAACGGCAATGTTGAAATCTTTGATCAAACCTGGAAAAATTTTTTTGCAAAATATTCTTCTGAAAATATACTCAGCTATATCCCTGAAGACAGGCTCGGACTTGCAACATGTCCTGGTCTGGATTTAAGAGATAATTTTTTATTAACCACCCGCAGGAGTTTCTGCCGGGGTCCCTGGCTGCGGGGAAAAAAAGCTGAGATAAAAACCAGGGATATTGTAAATGAATTCGGGGTAAGGCCTTCCAATGTATGCGCATTTGCCCGCCAGCTCTCAGGCGGTAATCTTCAGAAAATGGTGCTTGGCAGGGAATTTTTCAGAAATCCCAGGCTCATTATTGCAGAACAGCCAACCCAGGGACTGGATATAGCAGCAACAGAAGAAATCTGGGGACATCTGCTCAAAGCCAGGGAAAAAGCAGGCATCCTTCTTGTTACCGGCGATCTTTCCGAAGCACTCGCACTTTCAGACAGGATCGCAGTTATGTACGGAGGCAGGATCATGGATGTATTTGATGTTTCTGATACAAAAAAGGTAGAGCAGATAGGACTGCTCATGGCTGGAATAACCCCTTAA
- a CDS encoding ComF family protein, producing MFKSREGGDHMCGRCIKSPPGFGIARSFGIYDGLFKEVIHAFKYRRKIQLGKPLGILLFCTFIKHWDPKDADIILPVPLHLKKLRQRTFNQTFLLIKDWHKIAEKLNTDISGIEIKRGILKKIRHTDPLAGMNTKERMTNVKNSFLVRSPLKIKDKRIILVDDVLTTGATAGECIKVLMDSGAGSVDILTLGRTMKKKI from the coding sequence ATGTTTAAAAGCCGTGAAGGCGGTGATCATATGTGCGGCAGATGCATTAAATCTCCGCCGGGTTTCGGAATAGCCCGCTCATTCGGGATTTATGACGGGCTGTTTAAAGAAGTGATTCATGCGTTCAAATACCGGAGAAAAATCCAGCTAGGAAAACCGCTTGGAATCCTTTTATTTTGTACATTTATCAAACATTGGGACCCAAAGGATGCAGATATTATCCTGCCGGTTCCCCTTCATTTAAAAAAACTCAGACAGAGAACCTTCAACCAGACCTTCCTGCTGATAAAAGACTGGCATAAAATAGCAGAAAAACTGAATACAGACATATCAGGCATTGAGATCAAACGGGGCATTCTAAAAAAAATACGCCATACAGACCCCCTGGCAGGCATGAATACTAAAGAGAGAATGACAAATGTAAAAAATTCATTCCTGGTCAGAAGTCCTTTAAAAATAAAAGATAAAAGAATAATCCTGGTTGATGATGTTCTTACCACAGGAGCCACAGCCGGAGAATGTATTAAGGTTCTCATGGACAGTGGAGCTGGAAGTGTTGATATTCTCACACTTGGCAGAACCATGAAAAAAAAAATTTAA